The following coding sequences are from one Microbacterium wangchenii window:
- a CDS encoding ribose-5-phosphate isomerase yields the protein MRIHIATDHAGMDFSTQLQHHLGAQGHDVIDHGPLEYDALDDYPAFCIRAAQAVVRDQEDGIEALGVVFGGSGNGEQIAANKVRGVRAALVWSIATAELAREHNDANVIAIGARQHTFDEASAFIDRFVATPFSGDERHSRRIAQIAAFELDGALLPDPRAAVTQPDVLADGDGFDPEAG from the coding sequence ATGCGCATCCACATCGCCACCGACCACGCGGGTATGGACTTCTCGACGCAACTGCAGCACCACCTCGGCGCGCAGGGACACGACGTCATCGACCACGGTCCGCTCGAGTACGACGCGCTGGATGACTACCCGGCCTTCTGCATCCGCGCCGCGCAGGCGGTCGTCCGCGATCAGGAGGACGGCATCGAGGCGCTCGGCGTCGTGTTCGGCGGCTCCGGCAACGGCGAGCAGATCGCGGCGAACAAGGTGCGCGGCGTGCGGGCAGCCCTGGTGTGGAGCATCGCCACCGCGGAACTGGCCCGTGAGCACAACGACGCCAACGTGATCGCGATCGGCGCCCGTCAGCACACCTTCGACGAAGCATCCGCCTTCATCGACCGGTTCGTCGCGACGCCGTTCTCCGGAGACGAGCGGCACTCCCGCCGCATCGCCCAGATCGCGGCGTTCGAACTCGACGGCGCGCTGCTGCCCGACCCGAGGGCCGCCGTCACGCAGCCGGACGTGCTCGCCGACGGCGACGGGTTCGACCCCGAGGCAGGCTGA